A stretch of the Pantoea deleyi genome encodes the following:
- a CDS encoding transketolase family protein yields MNLQPQKKRLTTSAMIASIAAEGQPTVSAPFGHALVSLAQQRPDIVGLTADLSKYTDLHLFADAFPARFYQMGMAEQLLMSAAAGMAREGFMPFVTTYAVFASRRAYDFICMAIAEENLNVRIACALPGLTTGYGPSHQATDDLAIFRGMPNLTIIDPCDALEISQVVPAIADHRGPVYLRLLRGKVPLVLDKYAYRYQHGKAQRLRSGKHAVIISSGLMTMRALEAAEVLESRGIEVGVVHSPVIKPLDEETILREAGEALHHNQLVITAENHSVTGGLGEAIAGLLMRQGVTPRFRQIALPDAFLAAGALPTLHDRYGLSTEAVVKQITAWLEG; encoded by the coding sequence ATGAACCTACAACCACAGAAAAAACGGCTGACCACCTCGGCCATGATTGCGTCTATCGCCGCAGAAGGCCAGCCGACGGTGTCTGCCCCCTTTGGTCATGCTCTGGTTTCGCTGGCGCAGCAGCGTCCTGATATAGTCGGCCTGACGGCGGATCTGAGCAAATACACCGATTTGCATCTGTTTGCAGATGCCTTTCCTGCGCGCTTTTATCAGATGGGCATGGCGGAGCAGTTACTGATGAGCGCCGCGGCGGGCATGGCGCGTGAAGGATTCATGCCCTTTGTCACCACCTATGCCGTATTTGCGTCCCGTCGCGCCTATGACTTTATCTGCATGGCGATCGCCGAAGAGAACCTGAATGTCAGGATTGCCTGCGCGCTGCCCGGCCTGACGACCGGCTATGGGCCGAGTCATCAGGCTACCGACGATCTCGCCATCTTCAGGGGAATGCCTAACCTGACCATCATCGATCCCTGCGATGCGCTTGAAATCAGTCAGGTCGTTCCGGCTATTGCCGACCATCGGGGTCCGGTGTATCTGCGGCTGCTGCGCGGCAAGGTGCCGCTGGTGCTGGATAAGTATGCGTACCGCTATCAGCACGGAAAAGCTCAGCGTCTGCGCAGCGGTAAACATGCCGTCATCATCAGCAGTGGCCTGATGACCATGCGCGCCCTGGAGGCGGCTGAGGTGCTGGAGAGCCGGGGCATTGAGGTTGGCGTCGTACATTCGCCCGTGATCAAGCCGCTGGATGAAGAGACGATCCTGCGTGAAGCCGGGGAGGCGCTGCACCACAATCAGCTGGTGATCACTGCTGAGAACCATTCAGTCACCGGCGGGCTGGGCGAAGCGATCGCAGGGCTGTTAATGCGGCAGGGCGTGACGCCACGCTTCAGACAGATTGCGCTGCCGGATGCCTTCCTGGCTGCTGGCGCGTTACCCACGCTGCATGACCGCTATGGCCTCTCAACCGAGGCGGTGGTGAAGCAGATCACCGCCTGGCTGGAAGGCTGA
- a CDS encoding transketolase, whose translation MTDPQYRADTLSLQQRATRIRRHALLMGQVQGQGYIGQALGAADLLAVSYFHALNYRPGEPEWEGRDRFYLSIGHYAIALYAALLEAGVIPEEERETYGTDESRLPMSGMAAYTPGMEITGGSLGHGLGIAVGACLGLKQKGSTARVYNLLSDGELNEGSTWEAVMSASHWQLDNLIAIVDVNNQQADGHSSEILAFEPIVERWQAFGWFVQRVDGNDIPALQAAFDAARNRVGPQPRVIICDTRMGKGVPFLESREKTHFIRVDADEWDKALTALEQGV comes from the coding sequence ATGACAGACCCTCAATACAGAGCCGACACGCTCTCCTTACAGCAACGCGCCACACGCATCCGTCGCCATGCCTTACTGATGGGGCAGGTGCAGGGCCAGGGCTATATCGGGCAGGCATTAGGCGCAGCCGACCTCCTCGCGGTCAGCTATTTTCATGCCCTGAACTACCGGCCCGGTGAACCTGAATGGGAAGGGCGTGACCGCTTTTATCTCTCGATCGGCCACTACGCAATCGCGCTCTATGCCGCTCTGCTGGAAGCAGGCGTCATTCCCGAAGAGGAGCGGGAAACCTACGGCACCGATGAGAGCCGGTTGCCGATGTCGGGCATGGCGGCTTACACCCCCGGTATGGAGATCACCGGCGGCTCGCTGGGCCACGGGCTGGGCATTGCCGTAGGCGCCTGTCTGGGGCTGAAGCAGAAAGGCTCAACGGCCCGGGTCTATAACCTGCTTTCAGATGGCGAACTGAATGAAGGTTCAACCTGGGAAGCCGTGATGTCCGCGTCACACTGGCAGCTCGATAACCTGATCGCCATCGTCGATGTCAATAATCAGCAGGCTGACGGCCACAGCAGTGAGATTCTGGCTTTTGAGCCGATCGTGGAGCGCTGGCAGGCGTTTGGCTGGTTTGTTCAGCGGGTCGACGGCAACGATATTCCTGCACTGCAGGCCGCGTTTGACGCCGCACGTAACCGGGTGGGGCCGCAGCCGCGCGTCATTATCTGCGACACCCGGATGGGCAAGGGCGTACCGTTTCTGGAAAGCCGTGAAAAGACCCACTTTATCCGCGTCGACGCCGATGAGTGGGACAAAGCACTGACCGCACTGGAACAGGGAGTCTGA
- a CDS encoding MFS transporter, with amino-acid sequence MTTLNLSAAAAARDITYRKIAWRLMPWLMLCYLCAYLDRVNVGFAKLQMMDDLSLSETVYGLGAGIFFIGYFFFEVPSNLILHRVGARRWIARIMISWGLISALFAFVETAWQFYLLRFLLGVAEAGLAPGLLLYLTYWFPAHRRARMTVLWFVAIPLSGMLGGPLSGWIMATFAGFHGWAGWQWMFLLEAIPTIVMGCVVLLVLRDRVEQAEWLDDDEKRRVRADLDEDNQQKACHGTLRAFVADRRLWLLALIYFCVVMGQYALTFWLPTLVRNSGVSEPLHIGLLTSLPYLCAIVVMLLAGRSGDRCRERRWHLIVPMVAGLTGLTLATLLSHSTAFSLLCLCLAAAGILSASSLFWMLPTNLLGGVSAAAGIAAVNCFANLAGFFSPWLIGAITTATGTPSSGMYFIAAVLLGGALCVLRIRAADVNR; translated from the coding sequence ATGACCACGCTTAATCTGAGCGCAGCCGCGGCTGCGCGCGATATCACCTATCGCAAAATTGCCTGGCGGCTGATGCCCTGGCTGATGCTCTGTTATCTCTGTGCTTATCTTGACCGCGTCAATGTGGGTTTTGCGAAGCTGCAGATGATGGACGATCTGTCGCTGAGCGAAACGGTTTACGGGCTGGGTGCTGGCATCTTTTTTATCGGCTACTTCTTCTTTGAGGTACCCAGCAACCTGATCCTGCACCGGGTCGGCGCGCGCCGCTGGATTGCCCGCATCATGATTAGCTGGGGCCTCATCTCGGCGCTCTTCGCCTTTGTGGAGACCGCCTGGCAGTTCTACCTGCTGCGTTTTCTGCTGGGCGTGGCGGAAGCTGGTCTGGCGCCCGGCCTGCTGCTCTACCTCACCTACTGGTTTCCCGCGCACCGTCGCGCACGTATGACGGTGCTCTGGTTTGTGGCCATTCCGCTTTCCGGGATGCTGGGCGGCCCTCTTTCCGGCTGGATCATGGCCACCTTTGCCGGCTTCCACGGCTGGGCGGGCTGGCAGTGGATGTTTTTGCTGGAAGCCATACCGACCATCGTGATGGGCTGTGTGGTGCTGCTGGTGCTCAGGGATCGGGTCGAGCAGGCGGAGTGGCTGGACGACGACGAGAAGCGCCGGGTGCGTGCCGACCTGGATGAGGATAATCAGCAGAAGGCCTGCCACGGCACGTTGCGGGCATTTGTCGCCGACCGTCGTCTGTGGCTGCTGGCGCTGATCTACTTCTGTGTCGTGATGGGTCAGTATGCCCTGACGTTCTGGCTGCCGACGCTGGTGAGAAACTCAGGCGTGAGCGAGCCGCTGCATATCGGTCTGCTGACCAGTCTGCCCTACCTCTGTGCCATCGTCGTGATGCTGCTCGCCGGACGCAGCGGTGACCGCTGCCGTGAACGCCGCTGGCATCTCATCGTGCCGATGGTGGCCGGTCTGACGGGTCTGACGCTGGCGACGCTGCTGAGTCACAGCACCGCTTTCTCCCTGCTCTGCCTCTGTCTCGCTGCGGCAGGCATCCTTTCCGCCTCATCACTGTTCTGGATGCTGCCGACCAATCTGCTGGGCGGCGTCTCTGCGGCCGCGGGCATCGCCGCGGTGAACTGCTTTGCCAATCTCGCCGGCTTTTTCTCGCCGTGGCTGATCGGTGCCATCACCACGGCAACCGGCACCCCCTCATCCGGCATGTACTTTATTGCTGCAGTCCTGCTGGGTGGTGCGCTCTGCGTGCTGCGCATCCGGGCGGCGGATGTTAATCGTTAA
- a CDS encoding SDR family NAD(P)-dependent oxidoreductase, whose translation MLLENKVAIITGAASQRGIGRATAACFAQHGARVVVLDLDPEAAQASALSCGEGHLGLAADVTDPLSIRRAVDQILAHYGRIDVLVNNAGITQPVKTLEIGLSDYNRILDVNLRGTLLMSQAVIPTMQQQQSGSIICLSSVSAQRGGGIFGGPHYSAAKAGVLGLTKAMAREFGPDQIRINALTPGLIQTDITGGLLQDERRHAIIDGIPLGRLGTASDVASAALFLASDLSGYLTGITLDVNGGMLIH comes from the coding sequence ATGTTACTTGAAAATAAAGTTGCGATTATTACCGGCGCCGCCTCTCAGCGCGGTATTGGCCGGGCAACGGCGGCCTGTTTTGCTCAGCATGGCGCGCGCGTCGTGGTGCTCGATTTAGATCCTGAGGCCGCGCAGGCCAGCGCCCTGTCGTGCGGCGAAGGACATCTCGGCCTGGCGGCCGATGTAACCGATCCCCTCTCCATCCGCCGGGCCGTCGACCAGATCCTTGCGCATTACGGGCGCATTGATGTACTGGTCAACAACGCGGGCATCACGCAGCCGGTGAAGACGCTGGAGATTGGCCTCAGCGACTACAACCGGATCCTCGACGTCAATCTGCGCGGCACGCTGCTGATGTCCCAGGCGGTGATCCCGACCATGCAGCAGCAGCAAAGCGGCAGCATCATCTGTCTCTCGTCGGTATCGGCTCAGCGCGGCGGCGGAATTTTCGGTGGCCCGCACTACAGCGCAGCGAAAGCGGGCGTACTCGGCCTGACTAAAGCGATGGCGCGCGAGTTTGGTCCGGACCAGATCCGCATCAACGCCCTGACGCCCGGTCTCATCCAGACGGACATTACGGGCGGATTGCTTCAGGATGAGCGTCGTCACGCCATCATCGACGGTATACCGCTCGGCCGCCTGGGCACGGCCAGCGACGTCGCCAGCGCGGCGCTGTTTCTTGCCAGCGATCTCTCCGGCTATCTCACCGGCATCACGCTGGATGTAAATGGCGGCATGCTGATCCACTAA